A window of Bradyrhizobium sp. AZCC 1719 genomic DNA:
ACAAACCAAGGCGCCGCCTGTCATGGCTGAGGCAGATATCGCAATCGTTCGGATTGCGCCTGAGACGAGCTTCAAGAACAAGGCCTACGAGGCCTTGAAGGAAGCTATTCTCAAGATGGATATCTATGCGACTCCCGAGCAAGTGATGCTCGACGAGCGCGCGCTGTCCGAACGCCTCGGCGTCAGCCGTACCCCTATTCGCGAAGCCATCGCGATGCTCGAACAGGATGGCTTCGTCAAGACCGTGCCGCGTCGCGGCATCGTCGTGGTCCGCCGCACCAAGACCGAGATCGTCGACATGATCCGCGCCTGGGCCGCACTCGAGAGCATGGCCGCGCGCCTGATCACGACCACCGCGCGCAAGAAGGACATCACCGCGCTGCGCGATTTCTTCAAGGATTTTGGCAAAGACCGGCTGCCGCAGGATCATGTCGAGGAATACTCCAAGGCGAACATCGCGTTCCATCAGGCGCTGATCTCGCTTTCGGAATCGCCGGTGCTGGTCGATCTGACCAACGATCTCCTCCTGCATGTGCGCGGCTATCGGCAATTGACCATCGGACGGAAAGACCGCACCGCGACCTCGCTGCCCGAACATCTTGGCATCATCGAAGCGCTGGAGGCACGCGATACCGAACTCGCCGAGAAGCGCGCACGCGACCACACGCTGGGCCTTGCCGCCTACGTCGAAGCGCACGGGCAGGAACTTTTTAGCTAGACGAACCTTCGCACCAGAAGACGACGAAAAATCGTCCGAACCAAAACGATCAGGGAGATGAAGCCCATGCTGAATACCGCGACCAAGTCCGAAGCACCGGGCACCGAGCAAGAGCTGACGGATGGCTTTCATCTCGTCATCGATGCGCTCAAGCTCAACGGCATCAATACTATCTATGGTGTGCCGGGCATCCCGATCACCGACCTCGGACGCATGATGCAGGCCGCGGGCATGCGCGTATTGTCGTTCCGCCACGAGCAGAACGCCGGCTATGCGGCCTCGATCGCCGGCTTTCTCACCAAAAAACCGGGCGTCTGCCTCACGGTCTCGGCGCCCGGCTTTCTCAACGGCCTCACCGCGCTGGCCCACGCCACGACCAACTGCTTCCCGATGATCCTGATCTCGGGTTCCTCCGAGCGCGAGATCGTCGACCTGCAGCAGGGCGACTATGAAGAGATGGACCAGCTTGCGATCGCCAAGCCGCTCTGCAAGGCAGCATTCCGCGTGCTGCATGCCGCCGACATCGGCATCGGTCTCGCCCGCGCGATCCGCGCCGCGGTGTCGGGACGTCCGGGCGGCGTCTATCTCGACCTGCCGGCGAAGCTTTTCGGCCAGGTGATGGACGCCGGCGCCGGCGCGAAGTCGCTGGTGAAGGTGATCGACGCAGCCCCCGCCCAGATCCCTGCCCCGTCGGCCGTCAAGCGCGCGCTCGACGTGTTCAAGGGCGCCAAGCGCCCCCTCATCATTCTCGGCAAGGGCGCGGCTTACGCGCAGGCCGACAACGAGATCCGCGCCTTTGTCGAAAAGACCGGCGCGCCGTTCCTGCAGATGAGCATGGCCAAGGGCCTGCTGCCGGATACGCATGCGCAGTCGGCCGGTGCCGCGCGCTCGACCGTGCTGAAGGACGCCGACGTCGTGATGCTGATCGGCGCCCGCCTCAACTGGCTGTTGTCGCACGGCAAGGGCAAGACCTGGGGCGACGCGCCGAAGAAATTCATCCAGGTCGACATCGAGCCGAAGGAGATGGATTCCAATGTCGAGATCGCGGCCCCCGTGGTCGGCGATATCGGCTCCTGCGTATCCGCTCTGCTCGAGGGCATGGGCGGCAACTGGCCGGCCGCGCCGGCCGACTGGGTCTCGACCGTCAACAAGAAGCGTGACGACAACGTCGCCAAGATGGCGCCGAAGCTGATGAGCAACGCTTCCCCGATGGATTATCACGGCGCACTCGGCGCACTGCGCACAATCATCAAGGAGCGGCCGGATGCCATCCTCGTCAACGAAGGCGCCAACACGCTCGACCTCGCCCGCGGCGTCATCGACATGTACAAGCCGCGCAAGCGGCTCGACGTCGGCACCTGGGGCGTGATGGGCATCGGCATGGGCTATTCG
This region includes:
- a CDS encoding GntR family transcriptional regulator, with protein sequence MAEADIAIVRIAPETSFKNKAYEALKEAILKMDIYATPEQVMLDERALSERLGVSRTPIREAIAMLEQDGFVKTVPRRGIVVVRRTKTEIVDMIRAWAALESMAARLITTTARKKDITALRDFFKDFGKDRLPQDHVEEYSKANIAFHQALISLSESPVLVDLTNDLLLHVRGYRQLTIGRKDRTATSLPEHLGIIEALEARDTELAEKRARDHTLGLAAYVEAHGQELFS
- the oxc gene encoding oxalyl-CoA decarboxylase, coding for MLNTATKSEAPGTEQELTDGFHLVIDALKLNGINTIYGVPGIPITDLGRMMQAAGMRVLSFRHEQNAGYAASIAGFLTKKPGVCLTVSAPGFLNGLTALAHATTNCFPMILISGSSEREIVDLQQGDYEEMDQLAIAKPLCKAAFRVLHAADIGIGLARAIRAAVSGRPGGVYLDLPAKLFGQVMDAGAGAKSLVKVIDAAPAQIPAPSAVKRALDVFKGAKRPLIILGKGAAYAQADNEIRAFVEKTGAPFLQMSMAKGLLPDTHAQSAGAARSTVLKDADVVMLIGARLNWLLSHGKGKTWGDAPKKFIQVDIEPKEMDSNVEIAAPVVGDIGSCVSALLEGMGGNWPAAPADWVSTVNKKRDDNVAKMAPKLMSNASPMDYHGALGALRTIIKERPDAILVNEGANTLDLARGVIDMYKPRKRLDVGTWGVMGIGMGYSIAAAVETGKPVLAVEGDSAFGFSGMEIETICRYQLPVCIVIFNNDGIYRGTDVNTGGSDPATTVFVKGSRYDKMMEAFGGVGINATSPDELKRAVNAAMDSGKPTLINAVIDPAAGSESGRIGNLNPQSVLKKK